A part of Pseudochaenichthys georgianus chromosome 23, fPseGeo1.2, whole genome shotgun sequence genomic DNA contains:
- the LOC117439076 gene encoding DENN domain-containing protein 11-like: MVERSDRAPLLDWEEIPSAEKPGGTVPVAAQVKDRLASPSNNRTSPGCSAQGWSSGPGGSTSSRSVPDGCSAPPATSSTSAGKDEALHADNEEHLSDSGSTEESLDDRMVKWEEKDQIVSVFVVAFNTRSGNMLEWCLPKDMDLEGVEFKAIASGSHRVTTDFIYFRKGSYFGLACFANMPVESVEERGARMKSVGILSPSYTLLYRYMSFLEHQVRLQLQTPGHYSPLEAFYEDKRAILPPSGDGVVSACPANVWGAAINHSMHPEMKITHPAGCMSQFIRFFGEQIMVLWKLALLRRRILIFSPPPVGVVCYRVYCCCCLANISIPGIGMAVPEFRPFFYVNVADISALENELSYVACTTEKIFEEKKDLYDVYVDNQNVKTYRDGLKPLLRLSTADREKYRKLTEQRQMLLYSQEENGDCVSSEEDLFILFFLEQNNRIFQTLSEVAASPDPTLTHESVRAMGLDPHGDRLFLLHLLEIYGYDTLLVSEQLCCS; this comes from the exons ATGGTGGAGCGGTCGGACCGAGCCCCTCTGCTGGACTGGGAGGAGATTCCGTCCGCGGAGAAGCCCGGAGGAACAGTACCGGTGGCAGCACAGGTCAAGGACCGACTGGCGAGCCCCTCCAACAACCGTACCTCACCAGGATGCTCGGCGCAGGGGTGGAGCAGCGGACCAGGGGGTTCCACTTCCAGCAGGTCTGTCCCCGACGGCTGCAGCGCCCCACCCGCGACCTCCAGCACGTCGGCGGGCAAGGATGAAGCCCTGCATGCCGACAACGAGGAGCATCTCTCGGATTCAGGATCGACAGAGGAGTCGTTGGATGACAGGATGGTGAAATGGGAGGAAAAGGACCAGATCGTGTCGGTCTTTGTGGTTGCGTTCAATACCAGATCAG GAAACATGCTGGAGTGGTGTCTGCCCAAAGACATGGACCTGGAGGGAGTGGAGTTCAAAGCTATCGCCAGCGGCTCCCACAGGGTCACCACAGACTTCAT ATACTTCCGGAAGGGCTCTTACTTTGGGCTCGCCTGCTTTGCCAACATGCCGGTGGAGAGCGTGGAGGAGCGGGGCGCGAGGATGAAGTCGGTAGGGATCCTGTCGCCTTCCTACACCCTGCTCTACCGCTACATGAGCTTTCTGGAGCATCAGGTCAG GCTCCAGCTTCAGACCCCAGGCCACTACTCTCCTCTTGAGGCCTTCTATGAGGACAAGAGAGCAATACTGCCCCCCAGTGGTGATGGTGTTGTTAGTGCATGTCCAGCCAACGTCTGGGGGGCTGCAATCAACCACAGCATGCACCCTGAGATGAAG ATCACCCACCCTGCAGGCTGCATGTCCCAGTTCATCCGCTTCTTTGGGGAGCAGATCATGGTGCTGTGGAAACTGGCTCTCCTCCGCAGGCGCATCCTCATCTTCTCCCCTCCACCTGTGGGCGTGGTCTGCTACAGAG TGTACTGCTGCTGTTGCCTGGCAAACATCTCCATCCCCGGGATCGGCATGGCTGTGCCTGAGTTCCGGCCCTTCTTCTACGTTAACGTGGCCGATATCAGCGCCCTGGAGAACGAGCTCTCCTACGTAGCGT GTACTACTGAGAAGATCTTTGAGGAGAAGAAGGATCTGTATGACGTCTATGTAGACAATCAGAATGTAAAGACCTACAGGGATGGTTTGAAGCCTCTgctccgcctcagcaccgcaGACAGGGAGAAATATCGCAAACTCACTGAACAGAG gcAGATGTTGCTGTACTCCCAGGAGGAGAATGGAGACTGTGTGTCCAGTGAAGAGGATCTATTTATTCT GTTTTTCCTGGAGCAGAACAACAGGATTTTCCAGACCCTCAGCGAGGTGGCAGCGAGCCCCGATCCCACGCTGACCCATGAGAGTGTGAGGGCCATGGGTCTGGATCCCCATGGAGACAGGCTCTTTCTGCTCCACCTGCTGGAGATCTACGGCTACGACACCCTGCTGGTGTCCGAGCAGCTGTGCTGCAGTTGA